In Solanum stenotomum isolate F172 unplaced genomic scaffold, ASM1918654v1 scaffold11069, whole genome shotgun sequence, one DNA window encodes the following:
- the LOC125849813 gene encoding uncharacterized protein LOC125849813, with product MASFFTSYFLPLVLVANIFNFQTSLCDTSADEALIAGICRQVQDPPFCLTTFRQILAHPYVPEEVTRAAIAQSLQNANNNRAFIEAAKAAAKDKETQDLYAICDSSYGLLITVLQDATKSLANKDYNGLENDLSKCPKFVSDCQNVLGSKTTPEMLDRSRKQFDLIIMSKAAEGLIKK from the coding sequence atggcttctttttttacttcataCTTTCTTCCTTTAGTACTTGTTGCAAACATTTTCAACTTTCAAACCTCTTTATGTGACACTAGTGCAGACGAGGCATTGATAGCAGGTATATGTAGACAAGTACAAGATCCTCCGTTTTGCTTAACCACTTTTAGACAAATTTTAGCTCATCCATATGTTCCTGAAGAAGTAACACGAGCTGCTATCGCTCAATCATTACAAAATGCTAATAACAACCGTGCTTTCATAGAGGCAGCTAAAGCAGCCGCAAAAGACAAAGAGACCCAAGACTTGTATGCTATTTGTGACAGCAGTTATGGATTGTTGATAACCGTTCTCCAAGATGCTACCAAATCATTAGCTAACAAGGATTATAATGGCTTGGAAAATGACCTTTCAAAGTGTCCCAAATTTGTGAGTGATTGTCAGAATGTACTTGGTAGCAAGACAACGCCTGAAATGTTAGATAGAAGTAGAAAACAATTCGATCTTATAATAATGTCAAAAGCTGCTGAAGGCCTCATTAAGAAATAG
- the LOC125849825 gene encoding uncharacterized protein LOC125849825 — protein sequence MANRLTLFLILSITAVSTAAVDSATNTTATVDIVSTAVHSRKQAKNTGRTKYSISPYELDSLLSVLRYSGYPLFSNAIDTSDIQFQILTGHTTLADSSSAAAGSFTIFAPRDHFLYTLDMASDADAYVAALRSHVIPSRRLTITELRNLTSPYLDTLLPHYSILVETSRGDDDIVTIDGVRVSDPNLFVGSRFVVHGLDGILLTGFNMYEDTLSQMGRGFFAPEKVEPFAHKSGRHSASAVKNGGFSRVMRKHRKLQYRRIWKSNYSVRRNGGEDGF from the coding sequence ATGGCTAATCGCCTTACTCTGTTCCTCATCCTCTCCATTACCGCCGTCTCCACCGCGGCCGTCGATTCCGCCACCAATACCACCGCCACCGTTGATATCGTCTCCACCGCCGTCCACTCCAGAAAACAGGCGAAAAACACCGGCCGCACGAAATACTCCATTTCCCCATATGAACTGGACAGCCTTCTGAGTGTCTTAAGGTACAGCGGTTACCCTCTTTTTAGCAACGCAATCGACACCTCCGATATCCAATTCCAAATTCTCACCGGCCACACCACACTCGCCGACTCTTCATCGGCGGCGGCGGGATCATTCACTATCTTCGCACCGAGAGATCATTTCCTGTATACTCTCGATATGGCTTCCGATGCTGATGCTTACGTGGCGGCACTCCGATCCCACGTCATCCCTTCTCGCCGACTCACAATCACTGAACTCCGCAACCTTACTTCTCCATACCTTGATACCCTTCTTCCCCATTACAGTATTTTGGTGGAAACGAGCAGGGGCGACGACGATATCGTCACTATTGATGGGGTtcgggtttcggatccgaatctTTTTGTCGGGTCGAGATTTGTTGTTCATGGGTTAGATGGGATTCTTCTGACTGGATTTAACATGTACGAGGATACTCTGAGCCAGATGGGAAGAGGGTTTTTTGCGCCGGAGAAAGTGGAGCCCTTCGCTCATAAATCTGGCCGGCATTCTGCGTCGGCGGtgaagaatgggggtttttccAGAGTTATGAGGAAGCATCGGAAACTGCAGTATCGCCGGATTTGGAAGAGTAATTACAGTGTCCGGCGTAACGGCGGAGAAGATGGTTTCTAG